CAGAAAAATTAAGGTGGAATTTTTAAAAACAATTGGTGAAAGCCCTGTATATGTTTATGAAATGAGGGTATATAATGTTAAATAAAAAGGAGGAGATTATGCAGGTAAAAGAACTTTTCAATCTTGAAGGTGAAAATGCAATTGTTACAGGAGCAAGTCAGGGACTTGGAAAAGAAATGGCTATTGCTCTTGCAGAAGTTGGTGCAAATATCGCAGTTGTTGATATAAATAAAGAAAAAGGGGAAGAAGTAGTAGCAGAAATAAAAAATATGGGAAGAGAATCCCTGTTTATAAAATGTGATGTCTCAAGTGAAAAAGATGTTGAAAATATGGTAAAAGAAGTAAAAAATAAATTTGGTAAAATTGATATACTTGTTAATAATGCAGGAATTGTCAGTAATTTTTCGGCAGAAGAAATGGATTTAAAAGAATGGGAAAAAGTTATAGATATTGACCTTACAGGTGTTTTTATATGTGCTCAAAAAGTAGGTAGAGAAATGATTAAACAGAAAAAAGGAGTTATAGTCAATATTGCTTCTATGTCAGGAATAATCGTAAATAATCCTCAACCTCAATGTCATTATAATACAGCAAAAGCAGGAGTTATTATGCTCACAAAATCACTTGCTGCAGAATGGGCAAAATATAATATAAGGGTTAACGCTATAGCACCCGGTTATATGGGAACAGATATGGTCAAAAGAGCATTTCCAAAATACGGTCAAAACTGGATTCCTTTAATTCCAATGGGCAGAATAGGCGAACCATATGAAATTAAAGGTCCTGTTGTTTTCCTATGTTCCAGAGCATCAAGTTATATAACTGGAAGTGTTCTTGTGATGGATGGTGGATATACTGTCTGGTGATTGTTAAACAAATTCTCTATCAAGACATCTATACTGAATTGCTTCTGAAATATGATGTGGTAAAATTTTTTCTGAATTATCAAGGTCCGCTATAGTTCTTGCCACTTTTCTTATTTTATCATATGCACGGGCAGATATTTTTAGATTTTCAATTGCATTTTTCAGTAAATATTTTGCCTCATCTGATAAAATACAATATTTTTTTATCTGAGAAGAATTCATATGAGCATTAAAATATATACCCTCATTTTTAAATCTTTCTTTCTGTATTTCTCTTGCCTTTTCCACTCTTTTTCTTATACTTTCCGAATCTTCCTCTTCTTTTTCTTCAAACAAAATATTTGCGGGTAAACTTGTAATTTCTATATGTATATCAATTCTATCAAGTAATGGACCTGATAATTTTTTTCTGTATTTTAAAATTTGTGATAATGTGCAGTGGCATTCTCTCTGACTGTCTCCATACCAACCACATGGACATGGATTGGTTGCTGCTACAAGTAAAAATCTTGAAGGAAATTCAAGCCGGCCTTTTGCTCTTGAAATATTTACTTTTCCATCTTCAAGAGGTTGTCTGAGTCCTTCAAGAACATCTCTATGAAATTCGGCCATCTCGTCAAGAAATAAAACACCATTATGTGCCAAACTGACTTCTCCAGGCTTTGGAATTGCTCCACCACCAATTAATGCAATATCTGAAATTGTATGATGTGGACTTCTAAATGGTCTTTCAAAAACAATGGGTTCTTTTAAAATACCGCTTACTGAATGGATTTTTGTTATTTCAAGTGCTTCTTCCAGTGTAAGAGAGGGTAAGATTGTTGGTATTCTTCTTGCTATCATTGTTTTTCCGCTTCCAGGTGAACCAATCATTAAAATATTATGTCCTCCGCTTACAGCAACTTCAACCGCTCTTTTAACATACCTCTGCCCTTTTACTTCTTTAAAATCCACATCATATTTATTCCTTTTATTAAAAATTTCCTCAATATCTGATTTAACAGGCTCAATTTCTTTTTTTCCTTTTAAAAATTCAATGCATTCATTTAAATTTCTTACAGGATAAACATCCACTTCTTTTATGATTGACCCTTCAAGAGAGTTCTCAAAAGGAAGAATAATTTTTTTTATTTTCATTTCTTTTAACTTTAAAACCATAGGTAAAATTCCTGAAACTGGTCTTATTTCTCCATTCAAAGCAAGTTCTCCAACAAAATAAAATTCATCAACCCTTGATTGTTTTATTTCTCCATTTGCAGTGAGTATTCCAATGGCCATAGGGAGGTCAAAAAAAGGACCTTCTTTTTTAAGGTCTGCTGGAGCAAGATTTATTGTTATTTTACCTGATGGAAAATCATATCCTGAATTTTTAATTGCTGGTTTTATTCTATCCTTACTTTCTTTAACTGCCTGGTCAGGAAGTCCAACAATTGAAATACCGGGAACTCCTTTTGAAATATCAACTTCAATCTCA
This window of the bacterium genome carries:
- a CDS encoding YifB family Mg chelatase-like AAA ATPase; amino-acid sequence: MISKISSFTIWGIDAYPIEIEVDISKGVPGISIVGLPDQAVKESKDRIKPAIKNSGYDFPSGKITINLAPADLKKEGPFFDLPMAIGILTANGEIKQSRVDEFYFVGELALNGEIRPVSGILPMVLKLKEMKIKKIILPFENSLEGSIIKEVDVYPVRNLNECIEFLKGKKEIEPVKSDIEEIFNKRNKYDVDFKEVKGQRYVKRAVEVAVSGGHNILMIGSPGSGKTMIARRIPTILPSLTLEEALEITKIHSVSGILKEPIVFERPFRSPHHTISDIALIGGGAIPKPGEVSLAHNGVLFLDEMAEFHRDVLEGLRQPLEDGKVNISRAKGRLEFPSRFLLVAATNPCPCGWYGDSQRECHCTLSQILKYRKKLSGPLLDRIDIHIEITSLPANILFEEKEEEDSESIRKRVEKAREIQKERFKNEGIYFNAHMNSSQIKKYCILSDEAKYLLKNAIENLKISARAYDKIRKVARTIADLDNSEKILPHHISEAIQYRCLDREFV
- a CDS encoding SDR family oxidoreductase, which gives rise to MQVKELFNLEGENAIVTGASQGLGKEMAIALAEVGANIAVVDINKEKGEEVVAEIKNMGRESLFIKCDVSSEKDVENMVKEVKNKFGKIDILVNNAGIVSNFSAEEMDLKEWEKVIDIDLTGVFICAQKVGREMIKQKKGVIVNIASMSGIIVNNPQPQCHYNTAKAGVIMLTKSLAAEWAKYNIRVNAIAPGYMGTDMVKRAFPKYGQNWIPLIPMGRIGEPYEIKGPVVFLCSRASSYITGSVLVMDGGYTVW